A stretch of DNA from Deltaproteobacteria bacterium:
TCGGTGAAATCATGTGGGTCGGATATAATTTCTGCCCACGTGGATGGGCGAATGCAGATGGACAACTGCTACCGATCGCTCAGAATACCGCCTTATTCTCACTCTATGGCACCACTTACGGTGGTGATGGTCGTACAACATTCGCACTACCCGACCTGCGCGGCAGAGTATCAATTCACACAGGCCAAGGACCCGGGCTGTCAAACTACCCACTTGGCGCCGAAGGCGGTCAGGAGGGAGTAACATTGACCGTCAACGAACTTCCGGCACATAACCACTCAATTAATGCCAGTTCAGACGCAGCATACAAAAATGCCGCGGGCAGTATACCGGGCAGTGGCAAGGCGAAAATCTATGACACTCCAGTCAACGCAGACACTGCATTCGACGCATCAACCGTTGGCATGACTGGAAATGGAACAGCTCATGAGAACCGTGCACCTTATGCAACACTACGCGCATGTGTGGCTCTACAGGGCATATTCCCTTCGAGAAACTGAACATGTAGTTAACCCTGCACTCCAAGCTTCAAGTCCCTGACGGCCCACCACATTTTCCTTCATTGAATTCACAGGCTTGCATCACATGCGGGCCTTTTTTATGTCCAAAGCACCAAGGGACTATGGATTTTGGGGAGTCCTTT
This window harbors:
- a CDS encoding tail fiber protein; translated protein: MKYKILTASIPLAVLLSSGIAQEANAGLEPFVGEIMWVGYNFCPRGWANADGQLLPIAQNTALFSLYGTTYGGDGRTTFALPDLRGRVSIHTGQGPGLSNYPLGAEGGQEGVTLTVNELPAHNHSINASSDAAYKNAAGSIPGSGKAKIYDTPVNADTAFDASTVGMTGNGTAHENRAPYATLRACVALQGIFPSRN